A single window of Rubripirellula lacrimiformis DNA harbors:
- a CDS encoding SGNH/GDSL hydrolase family protein, translating to MQQTTYLGILLSVVLLTPCAAENLQLRRDAVECTPRAGLPNFLAKVDAGKSVKVAYLGGSITAAEGWRVQSLDWFQEKYRTATFEEINAAIGGTGSDLGVFRLNNDVLRHHPDLMFVEFAVNDGGTSPEQIHKAMEGIVRQTWKADPAIDICFVYTLSHPMLGDLRDGKMPRAANAMEDLADHYQIPSIHFGVKVVDMESKGELIFKAEKPANAAEAKPIVFSTDGVHPHIETGHRLYTETIARSWPAIVNASREPQPHERIEPLRQDNWEHAKQVPITADMLHGNWMKQSSTEGLGKRFGKYLPDLYRAMEPGAKVEFTLQGTAASVFELIGPDGCELEVQVDDRQPTTQNSIDGYCTYHRLARLVIASDLDPGLHRVAVTVTHRKLDKREILFEKNREFFDSHADRFDDQTWYIGSLLVIGDVVAGDAAK from the coding sequence ATGCAACAAACAACTTACCTGGGAATCCTTCTTTCGGTTGTCTTGCTGACGCCGTGTGCGGCAGAGAATTTGCAACTGCGACGAGACGCTGTCGAATGCACGCCGCGTGCTGGGCTGCCAAACTTTCTGGCGAAAGTCGACGCGGGCAAGTCAGTCAAAGTTGCCTATCTGGGCGGAAGCATTACTGCGGCCGAGGGTTGGCGGGTGCAGTCGCTCGATTGGTTCCAAGAGAAGTACCGGACGGCAACCTTCGAGGAAATCAACGCGGCCATTGGTGGGACCGGGTCCGACCTGGGCGTGTTCCGCTTGAATAATGACGTGCTGCGACACCATCCTGACTTGATGTTTGTCGAGTTTGCCGTCAATGACGGTGGTACATCGCCCGAACAGATTCACAAGGCAATGGAAGGGATCGTGCGGCAAACATGGAAGGCAGACCCAGCGATCGATATTTGTTTTGTTTACACGCTGAGCCACCCCATGTTGGGCGATCTTCGCGATGGAAAAATGCCGCGTGCAGCCAATGCGATGGAAGACCTGGCCGACCACTACCAAATTCCTTCGATCCACTTCGGAGTCAAAGTGGTCGACATGGAATCCAAGGGAGAGCTGATCTTCAAGGCAGAGAAGCCAGCCAATGCCGCCGAGGCGAAACCGATCGTTTTTTCGACCGATGGCGTTCATCCTCATATCGAAACGGGACATCGGCTGTATACCGAGACGATCGCGCGGTCCTGGCCCGCGATCGTCAACGCCAGCAGAGAACCACAACCGCACGAGCGAATCGAGCCTTTGCGACAGGACAATTGGGAACACGCCAAGCAAGTTCCGATCACGGCAGACATGTTGCATGGCAATTGGATGAAACAGTCCAGCACCGAAGGTTTGGGCAAGCGATTTGGCAAATACCTGCCCGACTTGTATCGGGCGATGGAACCGGGCGCAAAGGTCGAATTCACATTGCAGGGGACTGCCGCATCGGTGTTCGAATTGATCGGTCCCGACGGCTGTGAACTCGAAGTGCAGGTCGATGATCGCCAACCCACGACCCAAAATAGCATCGATGGATACTGCACTTATCATCGGCTGGCCAGATTGGTGATTGCCTCGGACTTGGATCCAGGTCTCCACCGAGTCGCGGTCACCGTCACACACCGCAAGCTGGACAAACGAGAGATTCTGTTTGAAAAGAACCGCGAGTTCTTTGATTCGCATGCTGATCGATTCGATGATCAAACCTGGTACATCGGATCGCTATTGGTGATCGGCGACGTCGTGGCCGGAGATGCGGCGAAGTAG
- a CDS encoding glycerophosphodiester phosphodiesterase, which translates to MIHIHDSCRSAFARKHSLCRSEIQQRDAVRCFVFMAVFLVAACTGAQVRAADAAPSASHSGDLAAAAEAVQRISAHRGSSHDRPENTISAIERAIEAGATAVEIDVRTSRDGKLVIMHDAKVDRTTSGSGRVNDLTWAELAALDAGTWFGAEYHSQRVLSLDQALQVCRGRIAVQLDLKEEGVVFADRIVAALRAHGEPARTISAVRTVEQSRQLKERLPEMKTLIFLRQKKQVDAFLAANLDYLRPQIDWIEEDPTLLRRIRETGAKIHFDATTGTPEIVLPLLKYHPESLLCDDPGQLVKTLDQLRAKNQPGNRNAQE; encoded by the coding sequence ATGATCCACATTCATGATTCCTGTCGGTCTGCGTTCGCTCGGAAGCATTCATTGTGCCGAAGCGAAATTCAACAACGGGATGCTGTCCGCTGCTTCGTGTTCATGGCCGTGTTTTTGGTTGCTGCGTGTACTGGTGCCCAAGTGCGTGCAGCGGATGCGGCGCCCAGTGCTAGTCATTCAGGTGATTTGGCGGCAGCGGCGGAAGCCGTGCAACGCATTTCCGCACATCGTGGCTCTAGCCATGATCGCCCCGAAAACACCATCTCAGCGATCGAAAGAGCGATTGAAGCCGGAGCAACGGCCGTCGAGATCGACGTTCGCACGTCGCGAGATGGCAAGTTGGTGATCATGCACGATGCGAAGGTGGACCGGACGACCAGTGGCAGCGGTCGCGTCAACGATCTGACCTGGGCCGAACTGGCAGCGTTGGACGCTGGAACTTGGTTTGGTGCGGAGTACCATTCGCAGCGAGTGCTGTCACTGGATCAAGCACTTCAAGTTTGCCGTGGACGGATCGCTGTTCAATTGGACCTGAAGGAAGAAGGCGTGGTGTTTGCGGATCGAATCGTCGCGGCCTTGAGAGCCCATGGCGAGCCTGCACGTACGATCTCGGCAGTGCGAACCGTGGAACAATCGCGGCAACTCAAAGAACGCTTGCCCGAAATGAAGACGCTGATCTTTCTGCGTCAAAAGAAGCAGGTGGATGCCTTTTTGGCGGCAAACCTGGACTACTTGCGACCTCAAATTGACTGGATTGAAGAGGACCCAACACTGCTGAGAAGGATTCGCGAGACGGGAGCAAAGATTCATTTCGATGCGACCACAGGGACACCAGAGATCGTTCTGCCGCTGCTGAAATATCATCCTGAATCCTTGTTGTGCGACGATCCTGGGCAACTGGTCAAAACGCTTGATCAGCTGCGGGCGAAGAATCAACCCGGGAACCGTAACGCCCAAGAATGA
- a CDS encoding sialidase family protein, translated as MKSFTAFQRAPIVPLILVLSILSGDQLASAVDQGSTTVKQPITSQRAASPLYLTANDLSIATGKPSLVMMSSGSTHIPVWSLSGGTVRQSVAGIVNGLPDDCVAVQVEIVVTSTDPGTNKDLEDVYRVHLSQMVQDAPFTERYALGKPVRTPLPAGPLHSRTIVLESYYEVVPNAPLTVRIQREPGLPGDTFTRPTGLAVVKVTPLSSLAEAHTVQDVSGYNSWPMTQAIGDKLVCTYSRGSAHSIGEDARAVYARTSTDGGKTWTAETVVANTPGYGEVTVGKGLDSTGAMLLWVRRVGKERNHDLYRTTDGVTFTLVATPKLAVQPMQITDVFAVPDVGLMALWFAGNYSDKAVHSWGMMTSHDDGATWTQTPIESGLMKADWPTEPSAVYLGDGKILAVARTENGPAQFQVVSTDNGATWTRQQTNIGDIYASTPSLILDTETGLLSNYYYERARGILRRRVVHPDVVFDHPLDWPASQAVTTGSPLAWDSGNANATMIGDTHYVSYYSGKAPDTAVMVLELPEPTDKDARPTPDGSK; from the coding sequence ATGAAATCATTCACTGCTTTCCAGCGTGCACCCATCGTCCCGCTGATCCTGGTCCTGTCGATTCTGTCCGGCGATCAACTTGCTTCCGCCGTGGACCAAGGCTCAACAACTGTCAAACAGCCAATCACCAGCCAAAGGGCCGCGTCTCCGCTGTATCTGACCGCCAATGATCTGTCGATCGCAACGGGGAAACCTTCGCTCGTCATGATGTCCAGCGGCTCCACGCACATTCCCGTGTGGTCTCTATCCGGTGGCACCGTGCGCCAATCTGTCGCTGGCATTGTAAACGGTCTTCCCGACGATTGCGTCGCGGTGCAGGTCGAAATCGTGGTGACGTCAACGGACCCGGGAACGAACAAGGACTTGGAAGATGTCTATCGCGTTCACTTATCGCAAATGGTGCAGGATGCCCCGTTCACAGAGCGTTACGCTTTGGGCAAACCCGTGCGAACGCCGCTGCCCGCCGGTCCGCTTCATTCCCGCACGATCGTTCTAGAGTCCTACTACGAAGTGGTTCCCAACGCGCCCCTAACGGTACGGATTCAACGGGAACCCGGCCTGCCCGGTGACACGTTCACCCGCCCCACCGGTTTGGCGGTCGTGAAGGTGACGCCGCTGAGCTCGTTAGCAGAGGCTCATACCGTGCAGGACGTCAGCGGCTACAACTCTTGGCCGATGACTCAGGCCATCGGCGATAAGCTGGTCTGCACCTATAGCCGAGGCTCAGCACATTCGATCGGTGAGGACGCTCGCGCCGTGTATGCGAGGACCTCCACCGACGGCGGAAAAACGTGGACGGCGGAAACGGTCGTCGCGAACACACCTGGCTACGGCGAAGTCACGGTCGGGAAAGGCCTGGATTCCACGGGTGCAATGCTGCTGTGGGTGCGCCGCGTTGGAAAAGAGCGGAACCACGACCTCTACCGCACCACCGATGGTGTGACCTTTACGCTCGTCGCAACACCGAAACTGGCCGTCCAACCCATGCAAATTACCGACGTCTTCGCAGTCCCCGACGTCGGGTTGATGGCCTTATGGTTCGCCGGAAACTACAGTGACAAAGCGGTTCATTCCTGGGGCATGATGACCAGCCACGACGACGGTGCCACCTGGACGCAGACTCCCATCGAATCTGGACTGATGAAAGCCGACTGGCCCACCGAACCGTCCGCTGTTTACCTCGGCGATGGCAAGATCCTTGCGGTCGCGCGAACGGAAAACGGACCAGCTCAATTCCAAGTGGTTTCAACCGACAACGGCGCGACATGGACGCGACAGCAAACCAACATCGGTGATATCTATGCCTCGACCCCCAGCCTAATCCTCGACACGGAAACCGGTTTGCTGAGTAACTATTACTACGAACGTGCCCGGGGAATCCTTCGGCGTCGAGTCGTTCATCCGGACGTCGTCTTCGACCATCCGCTTGACTGGCCCGCTTCGCAGGCCGTTACCACCGGCAGTCCGCTTGCATGGGATTCCGGCAATGCCAATGCCACCATGATCGGGGACACCCACTACGTCTCTTACTATTCTGGAAAGGCCCCTGACACGGCCGTCATGGTTCTGGAGCTTCCAGAACCGACAGACAAGGACGCTCGTCCAACCCCCGATGGATCGAAATGA
- a CDS encoding Dabb family protein, producing the protein MTTTMCEIEHTVTFRLIHDLGSPKEAEFLKAASELAAIPGVQHFRIRRQTNSKNPHTYGIAMQFQTNGEYLAYCQHPAHVNFVQQRWLSEVADFQEADFERLTTDSE; encoded by the coding sequence ATGACGACGACAATGTGCGAGATCGAACACACAGTGACCTTCCGGCTGATTCACGATTTGGGATCGCCCAAGGAAGCGGAGTTTCTGAAAGCCGCGTCGGAACTCGCCGCGATTCCTGGGGTGCAGCACTTTCGAATCCGTCGGCAAACGAATTCAAAGAATCCACACACGTACGGCATTGCAATGCAATTCCAAACGAACGGTGAATACCTCGCCTACTGCCAGCACCCTGCGCACGTGAATTTCGTACAGCAGCGCTGGCTCAGCGAGGTGGCCGACTTCCAGGAAGCCGATTTCGAGCGGCTAACAACCGACAGCGAGTAA
- a CDS encoding SGNH/GDSL hydrolase family protein, which yields MKPTLTLSTALLLTQAIAICCVTSVTAKSPIAAPAKVQLTGPWTVSVTVPGQQSDSAELKIPGPEIFTVTHEKFDRLPDFDAKTTSGWRKGARLKGVIAAECTVEGLLDPTSVVVRSGPEPAAKTFQKGIDYEADLVSGTIGRLPEGAIAPDQPVYIDYQHTKQRIDSIVIDGNDRIVLKTGTPHAAMPEPPTLDAGQTRLANVYLPARMDALSADQIFPILETSYPETPASGSSVAERLLPESLKKLQSGEPLEILAWGDSVSTFNRYQTMFVESLKSRYPNANIELVTEAWGGRNTGSYLSEPPGSEHNYQDKVLNRKPDLIVSEFVNDAGLSEPQVDLRYGKILADFRKIGAEWIILTPHYVRPSWMGFSSQRNIDDDPRAYVKGVRAFAKQNQIAVAEGSLRYGRLWRQGIPYITLMENNINHPNVNGHRIFADSLIALFPKSE from the coding sequence ATGAAACCTACCCTGACACTCTCCACTGCCCTGCTTCTGACGCAAGCGATCGCGATCTGCTGCGTCACGTCTGTCACGGCAAAGTCGCCCATCGCGGCGCCCGCCAAGGTACAGCTGACGGGACCGTGGACCGTTTCGGTAACCGTGCCGGGGCAGCAATCGGATTCCGCCGAGCTGAAGATTCCTGGTCCTGAAATCTTCACGGTCACGCACGAAAAGTTCGATCGGCTTCCCGATTTCGACGCCAAGACGACATCGGGCTGGCGAAAGGGTGCTCGGCTCAAGGGAGTCATCGCAGCGGAATGCACCGTCGAAGGCTTGCTCGATCCCACCAGCGTCGTCGTTCGATCCGGTCCGGAACCTGCGGCCAAGACATTCCAAAAAGGGATCGACTACGAGGCTGACCTCGTCTCCGGCACGATCGGTCGGTTGCCAGAGGGAGCAATCGCACCCGACCAACCGGTGTACATCGACTACCAACACACAAAACAACGCATTGATTCGATTGTGATCGATGGCAATGACCGGATCGTGCTCAAGACAGGTACGCCGCATGCTGCCATGCCCGAACCGCCGACTTTGGATGCGGGCCAGACCCGGCTGGCGAACGTCTATCTTCCCGCCCGCATGGATGCCTTGAGTGCGGACCAAATCTTCCCGATCTTGGAAACCTCCTATCCTGAAACGCCAGCGAGCGGTTCATCGGTTGCGGAAAGGCTGTTGCCCGAGTCTTTGAAGAAGCTGCAGTCCGGAGAACCGCTGGAAATCCTGGCCTGGGGTGACAGCGTATCGACCTTCAATCGCTACCAAACGATGTTTGTGGAGAGTCTGAAATCACGTTATCCGAACGCGAATATTGAATTGGTCACGGAGGCTTGGGGCGGACGGAATACCGGTAGCTATCTGAGCGAGCCGCCGGGCAGCGAACACAACTATCAAGACAAGGTGTTGAACCGGAAGCCCGATTTGATCGTGTCTGAATTCGTCAACGATGCCGGTCTTTCGGAACCGCAAGTGGATCTGCGTTATGGGAAGATCCTGGCCGACTTCCGCAAGATAGGTGCCGAGTGGATTATCCTGACCCCACACTATGTCCGTCCGAGCTGGATGGGATTTTCGAGCCAACGGAACATTGATGACGATCCCCGCGCTTACGTCAAAGGCGTTCGTGCTTTTGCGAAACAGAACCAGATCGCGGTCGCCGAAGGATCCCTTCGCTACGGTCGGCTATGGCGACAGGGCATTCCCTACATCACCCTGATGGAAAACAACATCAATCATCCCAACGTCAACGGTCACAGGATCTTTGCCGACAGTCTGATCGCATTATTCCCGAAGTCCGAGTGA
- a CDS encoding RNA 2'-phosphotransferase — MNKRLTKISKYMAFILRHEPQSIGIQLDESGFVEIDLLVRNANATGKSITADQVRQVVAAHEGKMFAISEDGTRVRAC, encoded by the coding sequence ATGAACAAGCGACTCACCAAAATCAGCAAGTACATGGCCTTCATCCTGCGCCACGAGCCCCAATCGATCGGGATCCAACTGGACGAAAGCGGATTCGTCGAGATCGATCTGCTGGTGCGAAATGCAAACGCCACGGGCAAATCGATCACGGCCGATCAAGTGCGCCAGGTCGTGGCAGCACACGAAGGCAAAATGTTTGCGATCAGCGAAGATGGAACACGCGTTCGCGCCTGTTGA
- a CDS encoding pyrophosphate--fructose-6-phosphate 1-phosphotransferase, which produces MSIQRVGLLTAGGLAPCLSSAIGALIESYSQIAPDVEIICYRSGYKGLLLGDSFVVTPTVREKAAVLHQHGGSPIGNSRVKLTNVDDCVARGLVREGQDPLQVAAEQLQTDHVDVLHTIGGDDTNTTAADLAAYLAKHDYSLTVVGLPKTIDNDVVPIKQSLGAWTAAEQGARFFENVVAEHNANPRMLIVHEVMGRNCGWLTAATADKYRQRLNALDFLPETGLSRERKEIHGVYIPEMHFDLEQEASRLRSIMDEIDCVNIFISEGAGVDTIVQEMESRGEDVPRDAFGHYKLDAVNPGKWFGKQFAEMIGAEKTLIQKSGYYSRAARANEEDIELIKRCATKAVHCALAGDGGVIGEDEDQGNELRAIEFERIKGGKPFDTNTPWFNELLIGIHQPKGSVVEVEHA; this is translated from the coding sequence ATGTCGATCCAACGAGTCGGACTTCTTACCGCCGGCGGCCTTGCCCCATGCTTGTCGTCCGCCATCGGCGCTCTGATCGAATCCTATTCGCAGATTGCCCCGGACGTGGAAATCATCTGCTATCGCTCGGGTTACAAAGGGTTGCTGCTTGGCGATAGCTTTGTCGTCACCCCGACCGTCCGCGAAAAAGCTGCGGTGCTACACCAACACGGTGGCAGCCCCATCGGAAACAGCCGTGTCAAGCTGACCAATGTCGACGACTGCGTGGCTCGCGGGCTGGTTCGCGAAGGCCAAGATCCGTTGCAAGTCGCGGCCGAACAACTGCAGACGGACCATGTCGATGTGCTGCACACGATCGGTGGCGACGACACGAACACCACCGCCGCGGATTTGGCCGCGTACCTAGCCAAGCACGACTATTCGTTAACCGTCGTTGGTTTGCCCAAAACGATTGACAACGACGTTGTTCCGATCAAACAAAGCTTGGGGGCTTGGACTGCCGCCGAACAAGGTGCGCGTTTCTTTGAAAATGTGGTCGCCGAACACAACGCCAACCCACGTATGCTGATCGTGCACGAAGTCATGGGTCGCAACTGTGGCTGGTTGACCGCCGCGACGGCCGACAAATACCGACAACGCCTCAACGCACTGGACTTCCTGCCCGAAACGGGACTCAGCCGCGAACGCAAAGAGATCCACGGCGTCTACATTCCCGAAATGCACTTTGATCTGGAACAGGAAGCCAGTCGACTTCGCAGCATCATGGACGAGATCGATTGTGTGAACATCTTCATTTCCGAAGGTGCCGGAGTTGACACCATCGTCCAAGAAATGGAATCGCGTGGCGAAGACGTGCCGCGAGACGCTTTTGGCCACTACAAACTAGACGCCGTGAACCCCGGAAAATGGTTCGGGAAACAGTTCGCCGAGATGATCGGTGCAGAAAAGACTTTGATTCAGAAGAGCGGCTACTACAGCCGCGCCGCCCGTGCGAACGAAGAAGACATCGAACTGATCAAACGATGTGCCACCAAAGCGGTCCACTGCGCACTGGCCGGCGATGGTGGAGTGATCGGCGAAGACGAAGACCAAGGCAACGAGCTTCGTGCGATCGAGTTCGAACGAATCAAAGGTGGAAAGCCCTTCGACACCAACACCCCCTGGTTCAATGAACTGCTGATCGGCATCCACCAACCCAAGGGGTCCGTGGTCGAAGTCGAACACGCATAA
- the ylqF gene encoding ribosome biogenesis GTPase YlqF yields the protein MPIQWFPGHMHKARLEIEAALPKVHVVIEVLDARIPYSSENPMLAEIRGDKPCLKVLAKSDLADPVMTDAWQAYLERTAGVRARAVTTEDVPSIRILKSVAAKMVPERAGRAVNTMIVGIPNVGKSTIINLLAGKKVAKTGNTPAVTKQQQRVAIGDGVTLLDTPGVMWPNVHNVNSGYRLALIGSIKETAMDYADVGFFGARFLIAEYPDRLMDRFDLDELPKSEMEAIEAIGRRRGCLGKNNQVDIDRASRILVTEMRSGGLGLLTLESPSVMERERAATAAAVAEKEENAKLKDQKRKKRFRDKQRAQKKSREMR from the coding sequence ATGCCAATCCAATGGTTCCCGGGCCACATGCACAAAGCCCGGCTCGAGATCGAGGCGGCGTTGCCCAAAGTGCATGTGGTGATCGAAGTCTTGGACGCTCGGATTCCATATTCCAGCGAAAACCCAATGCTGGCCGAAATCCGAGGAGACAAGCCCTGCCTGAAGGTGCTGGCCAAGAGCGACCTGGCTGACCCGGTGATGACCGACGCCTGGCAAGCCTACTTGGAACGAACCGCTGGCGTCCGCGCCCGTGCCGTTACCACCGAAGACGTGCCGTCGATCCGGATCCTAAAATCGGTGGCCGCAAAGATGGTTCCCGAGCGAGCTGGGCGAGCGGTCAATACAATGATCGTTGGCATCCCCAACGTCGGAAAGTCGACGATCATCAATTTGTTGGCGGGTAAGAAAGTCGCCAAGACAGGGAACACGCCTGCGGTCACCAAGCAGCAACAACGGGTTGCCATCGGTGACGGCGTCACCTTGTTGGATACCCCCGGCGTGATGTGGCCGAACGTGCACAACGTGAACAGCGGCTATCGGCTGGCCTTGATCGGTTCCATCAAAGAAACCGCCATGGACTACGCTGATGTCGGTTTCTTTGGCGCTCGATTCCTGATCGCCGAATACCCTGATCGATTGATGGACCGATTTGACTTGGATGAATTGCCCAAGTCCGAAATGGAAGCCATCGAAGCGATCGGACGCCGCCGTGGTTGTTTGGGCAAAAACAACCAAGTCGATATCGACCGAGCTTCCCGTATTTTGGTCACCGAGATGCGATCCGGTGGCCTAGGACTGCTGACTCTCGAATCGCCCAGCGTCATGGAACGCGAACGCGCCGCCACCGCCGCCGCTGTCGCTGAAAAAGAAGAGAACGCAAAACTGAAAGACCAGAAACGTAAAAAGCGATTCCGCGACAAACAGCGTGCTCAAAAGAAGTCACGCGAAATGCGATAG
- a CDS encoding dienelactone hydrolase family protein, which produces MQILLSKNPCIAQLVFVGLLLIPSISMAQESGPLHAPAVLDVPRPLVAAEQLGRAPLSQYGSLEPVIQAMRAQRPLDLNSELWRSEHPGSNYENWAQQARAVLDHGLHYDAGKLDLKATTTAKWETDDFVRETIEFNTAPWFRVPGYFYTPKNVPLPAPALVIFHEWGGPMLFGADRVSGEPIHEAIVEHRDRYTSGRAIADWYAAQGYAVVVIDAYHFGRRAPRSLGGLPDSYDPATLDPETLNRYDSIVRDQLYTGVRELNWAGTTWAGVNYGDDRRCIDYLLSRPEVDPERIGCTGLSGGGWRTNLLTALDPRIKAAVSVGWMTTGDSQQIYNLSGAVGTFCLLPGVWNRIDIPDLIAMAAPKAVMVVSGTKDRLFPPSGQRDAARQIKAAYTWAGCPERFREYAPEKPHCYDAEIQAEALSWLDKHLKQ; this is translated from the coding sequence ATGCAAATTTTACTTTCGAAGAATCCTTGCATAGCACAGTTGGTGTTTGTGGGACTGCTATTGATTCCATCGATATCGATGGCCCAGGAATCGGGCCCGCTTCACGCGCCTGCGGTACTGGACGTTCCAAGACCGCTGGTGGCCGCGGAGCAACTCGGCAGGGCACCTCTCTCCCAATACGGATCTCTGGAGCCGGTCATTCAAGCGATGCGGGCCCAGCGGCCGCTTGACCTCAACTCTGAATTATGGCGATCCGAACATCCAGGCAGCAACTATGAAAACTGGGCCCAACAGGCCCGTGCCGTGTTGGACCACGGACTGCACTACGATGCGGGGAAGCTTGATCTGAAGGCGACTACCACTGCGAAGTGGGAAACCGATGATTTTGTTCGCGAGACGATTGAATTCAATACGGCCCCCTGGTTTCGCGTGCCAGGCTATTTTTACACTCCCAAGAATGTTCCTTTGCCTGCTCCCGCTTTGGTCATCTTTCACGAGTGGGGTGGCCCGATGCTGTTCGGAGCTGACCGTGTCTCGGGAGAACCGATCCATGAGGCGATTGTTGAACATCGCGATCGCTATACCAGCGGACGAGCCATTGCCGACTGGTACGCCGCACAAGGTTATGCCGTGGTCGTCATCGATGCCTACCATTTCGGACGTCGAGCACCGCGCAGCCTCGGTGGATTACCGGACAGCTACGACCCGGCGACGCTCGATCCCGAAACCCTGAATCGCTACGACAGCATCGTCCGCGACCAGTTGTACACAGGAGTCCGAGAATTGAACTGGGCAGGCACGACCTGGGCGGGCGTCAACTACGGTGACGACCGGCGATGCATTGACTATTTGCTGTCGCGTCCCGAAGTGGACCCCGAACGCATCGGTTGCACCGGTTTGTCAGGCGGTGGTTGGCGAACCAATCTATTGACGGCGCTGGACCCTCGAATCAAAGCCGCCGTTTCGGTCGGTTGGATGACGACGGGTGATTCCCAGCAAATCTACAATTTGTCGGGTGCTGTTGGAACGTTCTGTCTGCTTCCGGGCGTTTGGAACCGCATCGACATTCCCGACTTGATCGCCATGGCCGCCCCCAAGGCGGTGATGGTCGTCAGCGGAACCAAGGACCGCCTGTTTCCCCCCAGCGGCCAACGAGACGCCGCACGCCAAATCAAAGCCGCCTATACTTGGGCTGGATGCCCCGAACGTTTTCGTGAATACGCCCCTGAAAAGCCGCACTGTTACGATGCGGAGATCCAAGCCGAAGCACTCTCGTGGCTCGACAAGCATCTCAAGCAATAG